A stretch of the Streptomyces sp. NBC_00078 genome encodes the following:
- a CDS encoding N-acetylmuramoyl-L-alanine amidase: MERARPGTTRRRFLQGAALAAVPYSLLPDPRAGAQAQAVDYPSAEWLPATTSNYTVSNRPTAYPVDRVIIHVTQETYPDALSIFQNPQKQVSAHYLVRSADGHVAQCVREADIAWHAGNWDYNTRSIGIEHEGWVDRPAYFTDALYEQSASLTAAICTRFGLPKDRAHIIGHYEVPGTDHTDPGPNWDWTRYIRLVNFA, from the coding sequence ATGGAACGGGCAAGACCGGGCACCACCAGGCGACGGTTCTTACAGGGTGCCGCCCTCGCTGCCGTCCCGTACTCGCTGCTTCCCGACCCGCGGGCCGGTGCGCAGGCCCAGGCGGTCGACTACCCGTCCGCCGAGTGGCTGCCGGCGACCACCTCCAACTACACGGTGTCGAACCGCCCCACGGCCTATCCCGTCGACCGCGTGATCATCCACGTCACACAGGAGACCTACCCCGACGCACTCTCCATCTTCCAGAACCCGCAGAAGCAGGTGTCCGCGCACTACCTGGTGCGCTCGGCCGACGGACATGTCGCGCAGTGCGTCCGGGAGGCCGACATCGCCTGGCATGCGGGCAACTGGGACTACAACACGCGCAGCATCGGCATCGAGCACGAGGGCTGGGTCGACCGGCCCGCCTACTTCACCGACGCACTGTACGAACAGTCGGCGAGCCTCACGGCGGCGATCTGCACCAGATTCGGCCTCCCGAAGGACCGGGCACACATCATCGGACACTACGAGGTGCCTGGCACGGACCACACCGACCCCGGGCCCAACTGGGACTGGACGCGCTACATCAGACTCGTCAACTTCGCCTAG
- a CDS encoding acetamidase/formamidase family protein, with protein MSDPRILTVRPEPDEYAWTFGGAPPVARIAPGTVLDVYTEDCFAGRVRSEKDLVSEVCEFPFLNPQTRPFHVVGAVPGDTVAVHFVSVEPARDWAASTTVPLFGALTSTHTTATLQPPLPETVWIWQLDRTRRTALFRAHDSDIEAELPMDPMHGTVGVPPANLEVRSALVPDAHGGNMDTPEMRAGVTCYLGVNVEGALLSLGDGHARQGEGETCGVAVECAMNTVVIVELLKGLATPWPRIESDTHIVSTGSARPLEDAFRISQLDLVQWLVRDYGFSELDAYQFASQAVESPLANVCDTNYTCLAKIRKQWLPARETHRGVHAHLREVAAALRG; from the coding sequence ATGAGCGACCCCCGGATCCTGACCGTCCGGCCCGAACCGGACGAGTACGCCTGGACCTTCGGCGGGGCACCCCCCGTGGCGCGCATCGCGCCCGGCACGGTCCTCGACGTGTACACGGAGGACTGCTTCGCCGGGCGGGTGCGGTCCGAGAAGGACCTGGTGTCCGAGGTGTGCGAGTTCCCCTTCCTCAATCCGCAGACCCGCCCCTTCCACGTCGTAGGCGCCGTACCGGGTGACACGGTCGCGGTGCACTTCGTGTCGGTCGAACCCGCGCGCGACTGGGCCGCGTCCACCACGGTCCCCCTGTTCGGCGCACTCACCTCCACGCACACCACGGCCACGCTGCAGCCGCCGCTGCCGGAGACCGTGTGGATCTGGCAGCTCGACCGGACCCGGCGCACGGCTCTGTTCCGGGCCCATGACAGCGACATCGAGGCCGAGCTGCCCATGGATCCGATGCACGGCACCGTGGGGGTGCCCCCTGCCAATCTCGAGGTCCGCTCGGCCCTGGTGCCGGACGCGCACGGCGGCAACATGGACACGCCCGAGATGCGGGCCGGCGTCACCTGCTACCTCGGGGTGAACGTGGAGGGCGCGCTGCTCAGCCTCGGCGACGGGCACGCCCGGCAGGGTGAGGGCGAGACCTGTGGGGTCGCCGTCGAGTGCGCGATGAACACCGTGGTGATCGTCGAATTGCTCAAGGGGCTCGCCACACCGTGGCCGCGCATCGAGTCGGACACGCACATCGTCTCGACTGGATCGGCACGCCCGTTGGAGGACGCGTTCCGAATATCCCAGCTCGACCTGGTGCAGTGGCTGGTACGCGACTACGGGTTCAGCGAGCTGGACGCGTACCAGTTCGCGTCGCAGGCGGTCGAGTCACCGTTGGCCAATGTGTGCGACACCAACTACACGTGCTTGGCCAAGATCCGCAAACAGTGGCTGCCCGCGCGCGAGACTCACCGTGGGGTGCACGCGCACCTGCGAGAGGTCGCGGCGGCCCTGCGGGGCTGA
- a CDS encoding IS110 family transposase: protein MLLIGDDWAEDHHDVEIQDEAGRKLAAVRLPEGVEGIAKLHELLAKHGGEGLEAAGVVVGIETDRGSWVQALIASGYQVYAINPRQVARFKERYASSGAKSDKGDAHALADMVRIDRAQLRPVAGDSEQAQAVKVVARAHQTLIWERTRTFQRLRSTLREYFPAALNAYADLTLTSTDALELLIKAPSPQAGAKLTRTQITAVLARARRHNRDAKAATIVTALRERQLGLPEPVTAAYAATATAHAKLLIALNEQIAGLEGQVKAHFLKHPDAEIYLSMPGIAEITGARVLAEFGDDPSRYAGAKARKNYAGTSPITRASGKSHTVQARYVRNNRLADALQTQAFSALRASPGARRYYDRQRAREAGYNPALRQVGNRLVGVLHGCLKTRTLYDEATAWSHHAHTPAT from the coding sequence TTGCTACTGATCGGCGATGACTGGGCCGAAGACCACCACGACGTCGAGATCCAGGACGAGGCAGGCCGGAAACTGGCCGCGGTGAGGCTGCCCGAGGGCGTGGAGGGGATCGCGAAGCTGCACGAGCTCCTCGCGAAGCACGGCGGCGAGGGCCTGGAAGCCGCCGGGGTGGTGGTCGGGATCGAGACCGACCGCGGTTCGTGGGTGCAGGCACTGATCGCTTCCGGCTACCAGGTCTACGCCATCAACCCCCGGCAGGTCGCCCGGTTCAAGGAGCGCTATGCCTCCTCCGGGGCCAAGAGCGACAAAGGCGACGCGCACGCGCTGGCGGACATGGTCCGCATCGACCGGGCCCAGCTGCGGCCGGTGGCCGGGGACAGCGAGCAGGCGCAGGCCGTCAAGGTCGTCGCCCGCGCTCACCAGACCCTGATCTGGGAACGCACCCGCACCTTCCAGCGGCTGCGCAGCACGCTGCGCGAGTACTTTCCCGCCGCGCTGAACGCCTACGCGGACCTCACCCTGACCAGCACGGACGCCCTGGAACTGCTGATCAAGGCTCCCAGCCCGCAGGCCGGGGCGAAGCTGACCCGCACCCAGATCACCGCTGTCCTGGCCCGCGCCCGACGGCACAACCGGGACGCGAAAGCAGCCACGATCGTCACCGCGCTGCGTGAACGGCAGCTCGGCCTGCCCGAGCCGGTCACGGCTGCCTACGCGGCCACCGCCACCGCCCACGCGAAGCTGCTGATCGCCCTGAACGAGCAGATAGCCGGCCTGGAAGGGCAGGTGAAGGCGCATTTTCTGAAGCACCCGGACGCTGAGATCTACCTCTCGATGCCCGGCATCGCGGAGATCACGGGCGCCCGGGTACTCGCCGAGTTCGGAGACGACCCCTCCCGCTACGCCGGCGCGAAGGCCCGCAAAAACTACGCCGGCACCAGCCCGATCACCCGGGCCTCCGGCAAGAGCCACACCGTCCAGGCCCGCTACGTCCGCAACAACCGCCTCGCCGACGCGTTGCAGACCCAGGCATTCTCGGCCCTGCGGGCCTCGCCCGGCGCCCGCCGCTACTACGACAGGCAACGCGCTCGCGAGGCCGGTTACAACCCGGCCCTGCGACAGGTAGGCAACCGCCTCGTCGGCGTTCTCCACGGATGCCTCAAGACCCGCACCCTCTACGACGAAGCGACCGCCTGGTCGCACCACGCCCACACCCCTGCCACTTGA